Proteins from one Romboutsia sp. CE17 genomic window:
- a CDS encoding M18 family aminopeptidase has protein sequence MKEFARDLLEYIYESPTSFHAVKTSKKLLDNNGFKEIKLNERWKLEVGGKYYITKNSSAIVAFIINSKDIETEGVRMIASHSDSPSFRIKPNAEICVENTYLKLNTECYGGPILNTWLDRPLSIAGRVVLKSNDVLNPKEVLVNFKKPICIIPNVAIHLNRSINDGYKYNKQKDMLPLIGLINESLEKDNFLVKELSKELDVEVQEILDFDLFLYEYEKGCLMGINEEFISTGRLDNLSMAHASLNALINSKGTKGINLVTVFDNEEVGSSTKQGADSNMLLNILERICISLGKDREEFFTTMYSSFIISADLAHGIHPNMSEKHDPTNRPVLGKGPVIKINANQSYTTDAYSSSIYKGICNKSNVNYQEFVNRSDERGGSTIGPISSTHIDIPSVDIGTPILAMHSIRELGSTEDHYSIYKTFRSFFEI, from the coding sequence ATAAAAGAATTTGCTAGAGATTTATTAGAATATATATATGAAAGCCCAACATCTTTTCATGCAGTTAAGACATCAAAGAAGCTTTTAGATAATAACGGATTTAAAGAAATAAAATTAAATGAAAGATGGAAATTAGAAGTTGGAGGAAAGTATTATATAACAAAAAATTCTTCAGCTATAGTAGCTTTTATTATAAATTCTAAAGATATAGAAACAGAAGGAGTTAGAATGATAGCATCTCATTCTGACTCGCCTTCATTTAGAATAAAACCTAATGCAGAAATATGTGTAGAAAATACATACTTAAAATTAAATACAGAGTGTTATGGAGGTCCTATACTAAATACATGGTTAGATAGACCCCTATCAATAGCAGGTAGAGTGGTTTTAAAGAGTAATGATGTATTAAATCCTAAAGAGGTATTAGTAAACTTTAAAAAGCCAATTTGTATAATACCTAATGTTGCAATACATTTAAATAGAAGCATAAATGACGGATATAAGTACAACAAACAAAAAGATATGTTACCTTTAATAGGTTTAATAAATGAATCCTTAGAAAAAGATAATTTTCTTGTTAAAGAATTATCTAAAGAACTAGATGTTGAAGTTCAAGAGATATTAGATTTTGATTTATTTTTATATGAATATGAAAAAGGTTGTTTAATGGGTATAAATGAAGAATTCATATCTACAGGAAGATTAGATAACTTATCTATGGCTCATGCTAGCTTAAATGCTCTTATAAATTCAAAGGGAACTAAAGGTATAAATTTAGTAACAGTATTTGATAATGAAGAAGTTGGAAGCTCGACTAAGCAAGGAGCAGACTCTAATATGCTACTTAATATACTAGAAAGAATTTGTATATCTTTGGGAAAAGATAGAGAAGAATTCTTCACAACTATGTATTCATCATTTATTATATCAGCGGACTTAGCGCATGGAATTCATCCAAATATGTCAGAGAAGCATGATCCAACTAATAGGCCAGTATTAGGAAAAGGTCCTGTTATAAAAATAAATGCAAATCAGTCATATACAACTGATGCATATTCTTCATCAATATATAAAGGAATTTGTAATAAATCTAATGTTAATTATCAAGAGTTTGTAAATAGATCAGATGAAAGAGGTGGAAGTACTATAGGTCCTATATCATCAACACATATAGATATACCATCTGTAGATATAGGAACTCCAATACTAGCAATGCATTCAATAAGAGAGCTAGGATCAACAGAGGATCACTATAGTATATACAAAACATTTAGATCATTTTTTGAAATATAA
- the adhE gene encoding bifunctional acetaldehyde-CoA/alcohol dehydrogenase: protein MSKESRKLKVVDNNEFSVENMIDDLVLKAEKAKEEMLSLDQEAIDNIVKEMAMAGLDKHIELAQMAVEETKRGIFEDKVTKNMFATEYIYHSIKYNKTVGVIEKNEEDGYMLIAEPIGVVAGVTPVTNPTSTTMFKSIISIKGRNPIIFSFHPSAQKCSSEAARILRDAAIKAGAPKDCIQWIETPSIEATNLLMKHNGVSMILATGGPGMVKAAYSSGKPALGVGAGNVPCYINKTADIKQAVNDLILSKTFDNGMICASEQAVIIDEEIYNEVTDLMKYYGCYFVNKEEKEKLQNLVINAESCSINPSIVGQSPYTIGKMAGIDVPKDAKMIVAELEKVGMEDPLSKEKLSPVLACYKVKNAQEGIQKCVEMTEFGGLGHSAVIHCNDDDVILEFSKKVSTGRLIVNSPSTHGAIGDIYNVNTPSLTLGCGSMGNNSTTENVSATNLINVKKVAMRKVNMQWFKVPERIYHEFGSISYLEKLPNANRIMIVTDRVMLQLGNVDKIIHQLRKRRNPVMIDIFSDVESDPSVDTVLNGAEAMRKFKPDTIIALGGGSPMDAAKAMWLFYENPEANFDDLRLKFADIRKRVFKFPKLGRQAQLVAIPTTSGTGSEVTSFAVVTDKVNDIKYPLADYELTPDVAIIDPTLVMTVPASVTADTGVDVLTHAIEAYVSIMATDYTDALALKAIQLVFDYLPKAYRNGNDKEAREKMHNASCMAGMAFTNAFLGINHSLAHKLGGEFHIPHGRANAILLPYVIKYNATKPSKFVAFPKYKEFVADKKYTEIARFLGLKANTVEEGVQSLIDAVNNLLVELNIPKTIKECGVLEEQFLAKVDKLSLDAFDDQCTPANPRLPLVEELKEIYLTAFGQREEN from the coding sequence ATGAGTAAAGAATCTAGAAAATTAAAAGTAGTAGATAATAATGAGTTTAGTGTTGAAAATATGATTGATGATTTAGTTTTAAAAGCAGAAAAAGCAAAGGAGGAAATGTTAAGTTTAGACCAAGAAGCAATAGATAATATAGTCAAAGAAATGGCTATGGCAGGGCTTGATAAACACATAGAACTTGCACAAATGGCAGTAGAAGAAACTAAAAGGGGAATATTTGAAGATAAGGTAACTAAAAATATGTTTGCCACAGAATATATCTATCATAGTATAAAATACAATAAAACAGTTGGAGTTATAGAGAAAAATGAAGAAGACGGATATATGTTAATAGCTGAACCAATAGGTGTAGTTGCAGGTGTAACACCAGTTACTAATCCGACTTCTACAACAATGTTTAAATCAATAATATCTATAAAAGGAAGAAATCCAATTATATTCAGTTTCCATCCATCAGCTCAAAAATGCTCTTCTGAAGCCGCTAGAATATTAAGAGATGCAGCTATAAAAGCAGGAGCTCCTAAAGACTGTATACAATGGATAGAAACTCCATCAATAGAAGCTACTAATTTACTGATGAAACATAATGGAGTATCTATGATACTTGCAACTGGTGGACCAGGAATGGTTAAGGCAGCATATTCTTCAGGAAAACCAGCTTTAGGTGTTGGAGCAGGAAATGTTCCTTGTTATATAAATAAAACTGCAGATATAAAACAAGCAGTAAATGATTTAATATTATCAAAAACTTTCGATAATGGAATGATATGTGCTTCTGAACAAGCTGTTATAATAGATGAAGAAATATACAATGAAGTAACTGATTTAATGAAATATTATGGGTGTTACTTTGTAAATAAAGAAGAAAAAGAAAAATTACAAAATTTAGTTATAAATGCTGAATCTTGTTCAATAAATCCTAGTATAGTTGGTCAAAGTCCATATACTATAGGTAAAATGGCAGGTATAGATGTACCAAAAGATGCAAAAATGATTGTTGCAGAACTTGAAAAGGTAGGAATGGAAGATCCTTTATCAAAGGAAAAATTAAGTCCAGTTCTTGCGTGTTATAAAGTTAAAAATGCTCAAGAGGGAATACAAAAATGCGTAGAGATGACTGAGTTTGGGGGATTAGGACATTCTGCTGTTATACATTGTAATGATGATGATGTAATATTAGAATTTAGTAAAAAAGTAAGTACAGGTAGATTAATTGTAAACTCACCTTCAACTCATGGTGCAATAGGGGATATATATAATGTAAATACACCATCATTAACATTAGGATGTGGATCAATGGGGAATAACTCAACAACAGAAAACGTATCAGCAACTAACTTAATAAATGTTAAAAAAGTTGCAATGAGAAAAGTAAATATGCAATGGTTTAAAGTACCTGAAAGAATATATCATGAGTTTGGTTCTATAAGTTACTTAGAAAAGTTACCAAATGCTAATAGAATAATGATAGTAACTGATAGAGTTATGCTTCAATTAGGAAATGTAGATAAAATAATTCATCAATTAAGAAAAAGAAGAAATCCTGTAATGATAGATATATTTAGTGATGTAGAGTCAGATCCATCAGTAGATACGGTATTAAATGGTGCAGAAGCTATGAGAAAGTTTAAGCCAGATACTATAATAGCTCTTGGAGGAGGTTCTCCAATGGATGCTGCTAAGGCTATGTGGTTATTCTACGAAAATCCAGAAGCTAACTTTGATGATTTAAGATTAAAATTTGCTGATATAAGAAAGAGAGTATTTAAGTTCCCTAAATTAGGTCGACAAGCTCAATTAGTAGCTATACCAACCACTTCAGGAACTGGCTCAGAAGTTACTTCTTTTGCCGTAGTTACAGATAAAGTAAATGATATTAAGTATCCTTTAGCAGATTATGAATTAACTCCAGATGTAGCTATAATAGATCCAACTTTAGTTATGACAGTACCAGCTAGTGTTACAGCAGATACAGGCGTTGATGTATTAACTCATGCGATAGAAGCTTATGTTTCTATAATGGCAACTGATTATACAGATGCGCTAGCACTAAAAGCTATACAATTAGTATTTGATTACTTACCAAAAGCTTATAGAAATGGAAACGATAAAGAAGCAAGAGAAAAAATGCACAATGCATCTTGTATGGCAGGGATGGCATTTACAAATGCTTTCTTAGGAATTAACCATTCATTAGCGCACAAATTAGGTGGAGAATTCCATATACCACATGGTAGAGCAAATGCTATATTATTACCATATGTTATAAAATATAATGCTACTAAGCCTTCTAAGTTTGTTGCATTCCCTAAATATAAAGAGTTCGTAGCAGATAAAAAATACACTGAAATAGCTAGATTCTTAGGATTAAAAGCTAACACAGTTGAAGAAGGTGTTCAAAGCTTAATAGATGCAGTAAATAACTTATTAGTTGAATTAAATATACCAAAAACTATAAAAGAGTGTGGAGTATTAGAAGAACAATTCTTAGCTAAAGTTGACAAGTTATCTTTGGATGCTTTTGATGATCAGTGTACTCCTGCTAACCCAAGATTACCATTAGTTGAAGAATTAAAAGAAATATATTTAACAGCTTTTGGTCAAAGAGAAGAAAATTAA
- a CDS encoding DUF4230 domain-containing protein, protein MIKRKKINKVVLLLPILLIIITIVFSISILKSNRRQYTDNTKVLSTISQVLDLNTVKYTYSNIVSVKKDKSINDIKIPFTEQSFIIKYEGVINGGIKPEDINIIDNTGKKIIIEVNQCRILDHYIDDENLYVYDIKNSIFNKLDTNEILNDISKYKQEYEEKLINEGFMEEVESNTKASLTNMLKSIGYEEIEVIFK, encoded by the coding sequence TTGATAAAAAGGAAAAAAATTAATAAAGTAGTTCTATTATTACCCATTTTATTAATCATAATAACAATTGTATTTAGTATTAGTATACTAAAGAGTAATAGAAGACAATATACAGATAATACAAAAGTACTATCTACCATAAGCCAAGTATTAGATTTAAATACAGTAAAATATACTTATAGCAATATTGTATCAGTAAAAAAAGATAAAAGTATAAATGATATAAAAATACCTTTTACAGAACAATCCTTTATTATTAAATATGAGGGTGTAATAAACGGAGGTATAAAACCAGAAGACATAAATATTATAGATAATACAGGAAAGAAGATAATTATAGAAGTAAATCAATGTAGAATATTAGACCATTACATAGATGATGAAAACTTATATGTATATGATATAAAAAACTCTATTTTTAATAAACTAGATACCAATGAAATTTTAAATGATATAAGTAAATATAAACAAGAATATGAGGAAAAACTAATTAATGAAGGATTTATGGAAGAGGTAGAGTCTAATACTAAAGCTAGTTTAACCAATATGCTTAAGAGTATAGGTTATGAAGAAATAGAAGTTATATTCAAATAG
- a CDS encoding AAA family ATPase, which produces MATKRIAVLGGPRCGKTTLIQHLYVEMKIAGLNAGYALEYSTEYLKDKGMIETISEQYGIYLGQKKLEDELSAFDYALTDYATFVPYIYGRFMLGNKERSKKEIEILKDLYSLALEDIQNYDMIVYVPREFGYVQDGVRWQAEDIALQIDEAILNFLKAENINFIEVKGSTKDRAKQILELLEIDYKETPQLAKTEKNSK; this is translated from the coding sequence ATGGCAACTAAAAGAATCGCCGTTTTAGGTGGTCCAAGATGTGGAAAAACAACATTAATACAACACCTATATGTTGAAATGAAAATAGCAGGATTAAATGCAGGATATGCATTAGAGTATTCTACAGAATACCTAAAAGATAAAGGTATGATAGAGACTATATCCGAGCAATATGGTATATATTTAGGTCAAAAAAAGTTAGAAGATGAATTATCTGCTTTTGATTATGCCCTTACAGACTATGCTACTTTTGTACCATACATATATGGAAGATTTATGTTAGGAAACAAAGAAAGAAGCAAGAAAGAAATAGAGATATTAAAAGATTTATACTCTCTTGCATTAGAAGATATACAAAACTATGACATGATAGTTTATGTTCCAAGAGAATTTGGATACGTACAAGATGGAGTTAGATGGCAAGCAGAAGATATAGCATTACAAATAGATGAAGCTATATTAAACTTCTTAAAAGCTGAAAATATAAATTTCATTGAAGTAAAAGGTTCTACAAAAGATAGAGCTAAACAAATTCTAGAACTATTAGAAATAGATTATAAAGAAACGCCACAATTAGCTAAAACAGAGAAGAACTCTAAGTAA
- a CDS encoding YkgJ family cysteine cluster protein, whose protein sequence is MTSIKKIDVLKSIDFAKKNKLFDRLNYIYSTLPIGECTGCGKCCMESVGINLVEFLNIYKYLIDKDELRKSSLDRIIDYYFLEYSEKRCCPFRDENNRCLIYEVRPLNCRLFGHWKKDDYNKNLGNINQKNRDYQKYIKSKYGFDISNEVVNFKIKYCEDFIPQNDYLDKSTRLSFSDEIMTLDSRFFANEIIDIEFRDRGIVEYFVELLLNQNVAYNIKIKISQNERIRKRTINRLKKILIR, encoded by the coding sequence ATGACTAGTATAAAAAAAATAGATGTTTTAAAATCTATAGATTTTGCTAAAAAAAATAAATTGTTTGATAGATTAAATTATATTTATAGCACTTTACCTATTGGAGAATGTACAGGATGCGGAAAATGTTGTATGGAATCGGTAGGAATAAATTTAGTTGAATTTTTAAATATATATAAATATTTAATTGACAAAGATGAATTAAGAAAAAGTTCATTAGATAGAATAATAGATTATTATTTTTTAGAGTACTCAGAGAAAAGATGTTGTCCATTTAGAGATGAAAATAATAGATGTTTAATATATGAAGTAAGACCTTTAAATTGTAGATTATTTGGTCATTGGAAGAAAGATGATTATAATAAGAATTTAGGCAATATTAATCAGAAAAATAGAGATTATCAAAAATATATAAAATCTAAGTATGGTTTTGATATAAGTAATGAAGTTGTAAACTTTAAAATAAAGTATTGCGAAGATTTTATACCACAAAATGATTACTTAGATAAATCTACACGATTAAGTTTTTCTGACGAAATTATGACACTAGATTCAAGATTTTTTGCAAATGAAATAATTGATATAGAGTTTAGGGACAGAGGAATTGTAGAATATTTTGTAGAATTATTATTAAATCAGAATGTAGCTTATAATATAAAAATTAAGATTTCTCAAAATGAAAGAATAAGAAAGAGAACTATAAATAGACTAAAGAAAATATTAATAAGATAG
- a CDS encoding patatin-like phospholipase family protein, whose translation MRIGLCLAGGGAKGAYEAGVIKALYDKGIKNFSSISGTSIGAVNGYFIYTQNVEKLEDMWINIEQNSKKGVSIKNNIVDNSEVIENLNELYDNSNESTNFYVNYVKVKNKNIEEVVEELSKLDKVDRLNAIKYSSLLPFNPKGTLNLKDQFIKDVNEGMYEDYNLDGGLVRNTLIEPLIDDNVDKVIVISTRHDFELSDKIKSKFNENKIIVVRPKTELTSKDTLKFSNEFCKRMFNEGYEIGSSINIEN comes from the coding sequence ATGAGAATAGGATTATGCCTTGCAGGTGGAGGAGCTAAAGGAGCTTATGAGGCTGGAGTTATAAAAGCATTATATGATAAAGGTATAAAGAATTTTTCTTCTATATCTGGAACTTCAATAGGTGCAGTAAATGGATATTTTATATACACACAAAATGTTGAAAAATTAGAAGATATGTGGATAAATATTGAGCAAAATTCAAAAAAAGGTGTATCAATAAAAAATAATATTGTGGATAATTCAGAAGTTATTGAAAATTTGAACGAGCTTTATGATAATTCTAATGAAAGCACTAACTTTTATGTTAATTATGTAAAAGTTAAGAATAAGAATATAGAAGAAGTTGTAGAGGAATTATCTAAGCTAGATAAAGTAGATAGATTGAATGCTATAAAATATAGCTCTTTATTACCTTTTAATCCAAAAGGAACATTAAATTTAAAAGATCAGTTTATTAAAGATGTAAATGAAGGTATGTATGAAGATTACAATTTAGATGGTGGATTAGTAAGAAATACATTAATAGAGCCTCTAATTGATGATAATGTGGATAAAGTAATAGTCATATCAACAAGACATGATTTTGAATTATCAGACAAAATAAAGTCAAAGTTTAATGAAAATAAAATAATAGTTGTTAGGCCTAAGACAGAGTTAACAAGTAAAGATACTCTTAAATTTAGTAATGAATTCTGTAAAAGAATGTTTAATGAAGGTTATGAAATAGGAAGTTCTATAAATATAGAAAATTAG
- a CDS encoding peptidylprolyl isomerase: protein MENKNPIVTIEMENGKKIIAELYPNIAPNTVKNFVSLIEKGFYNGVGFHRVIPGFMIQGGCPDGNGMGGPGHSIRGEFTNNGFTNNLKHERGVLSMARTMNPNSAGSQFFIMHQTSPHLDREYASFGRVIEGMDVVDEIANTQTDRMDKPRNPQVMKNVTVETFGQDYSDVEKM from the coding sequence ATGGAAAATAAAAACCCAATAGTAACTATAGAAATGGAAAATGGAAAGAAAATTATAGCTGAGTTATATCCAAATATAGCTCCAAATACTGTTAAGAACTTTGTAAGCTTAATAGAAAAAGGATTTTACAATGGAGTAGGATTCCACAGAGTAATACCAGGATTCATGATACAAGGAGGATGCCCAGATGGAAATGGAATGGGTGGACCAGGGCATTCAATAAGAGGAGAATTCACTAACAATGGATTTACTAATAACTTAAAGCATGAAAGAGGAGTATTATCAATGGCTAGAACAATGAACCCTAATTCTGCAGGTTCTCAGTTCTTTATAATGCATCAAACATCTCCACACTTAGATAGAGAATATGCTTCATTTGGTAGAGTAATAGAAGGTATGGATGTAGTAGATGAAATAGCTAATACACAAACAGATAGAATGGATAAGCCAAGAAATCCACAAGTTATGAAAAATGTAACTGTAGAAACATTCGGACAAGATTATTCAGATGTAGAAAAAATGTAA
- a CDS encoding putative manganese-dependent inorganic diphosphatase — MTLLVFGHKNPDTDSICSSISLTYLKNQLGENAVACALGEPRKEAQFALNYFKVDAPKILDNVKIQVKDLSYNKVEALSPSASVLEAYSVMSDKDVKTLPVVSESGKFEGIITMKEIAESLLHQHFNTIHTSISNICKNLNGSVLVNCNEEIKGRVVTLSFNMETVMDILSEGDVAIVGNRYDVIEYAIDTKVKLLIVTGNTTLSDELLSLAKQNGVSIISVDCDTYKTSNIINQCNYLENIIIRDELIIFNENDYAEDVKEIMLNTNFRSYPVVDENNNFLGLLSREHLLNPTKKNVVLVDHNEFAQSADGIEEANLVEIVDHHKVGGITTDVPVSIRVMPVGCTCTIIYKMFKEYNVEIPKHIAGLLLSAILSDTLIFKSPTTTELDKEACIELSKIAGVDMEAYGMEMFKFGTSLDEYSIEEIVNMDFKEFSMSGKRVGIGQVFTLDIDSIFAKQDQFLSYINSTDYDMLVLAVTDIIKEGSYLIYKAEDKLISEAFNVNGAQGVFAPGVVSRKKQLVPNLTAAVRNM; from the coding sequence ATGACATTATTAGTTTTCGGGCACAAGAATCCTGATACAGATTCAATATGCTCATCAATTTCATTAACATACCTAAAAAATCAATTAGGTGAAAACGCAGTTGCGTGTGCTTTAGGAGAACCAAGAAAAGAAGCTCAATTTGCTTTAAACTATTTCAAGGTTGATGCCCCTAAAATATTAGATAACGTAAAGATACAAGTAAAAGATTTAAGTTACAACAAAGTTGAGGCCTTAAGCCCATCTGCTTCAGTACTTGAAGCATACTCTGTTATGAGTGATAAAGATGTTAAAACATTACCTGTAGTATCTGAAAGTGGTAAGTTTGAAGGTATAATAACTATGAAAGAAATAGCTGAAAGCCTTCTTCATCAACACTTTAATACTATACATACTTCTATATCAAATATATGCAAGAACCTTAATGGTTCAGTCCTTGTAAATTGTAACGAAGAAATAAAAGGTAGAGTTGTTACATTATCATTTAATATGGAAACTGTAATGGATATATTATCTGAAGGTGACGTCGCTATAGTAGGGAATAGATACGACGTTATAGAGTATGCTATAGATACAAAAGTTAAACTTTTAATTGTAACTGGTAACACAACTTTAAGTGATGAATTATTATCTCTTGCTAAGCAAAATGGTGTATCAATAATATCAGTTGATTGTGATACATATAAAACATCTAATATCATAAATCAATGTAATTACTTAGAAAATATCATAATCAGAGATGAATTAATTATCTTCAACGAAAATGACTATGCTGAAGATGTTAAAGAAATTATGTTAAATACAAACTTTAGATCATATCCTGTAGTAGATGAAAATAACAACTTCTTAGGGTTATTATCTAGAGAACATCTTTTAAACCCAACTAAGAAAAATGTAGTATTAGTTGATCACAATGAGTTTGCTCAAAGTGCTGATGGTATAGAAGAAGCTAACTTAGTTGAAATAGTTGATCATCATAAAGTAGGCGGAATAACTACAGATGTTCCAGTATCTATAAGAGTTATGCCAGTTGGATGTACATGTACTATAATTTATAAAATGTTTAAAGAATATAATGTTGAAATACCTAAGCATATAGCTGGATTATTATTATCTGCTATATTATCAGATACTTTAATATTTAAATCTCCAACTACTACTGAATTAGATAAAGAAGCTTGTATAGAATTAAGTAAAATAGCTGGAGTTGACATGGAAGCTTATGGAATGGAAATGTTCAAATTCGGTACTTCTCTAGATGAATACAGCATTGAAGAAATAGTAAATATGGACTTTAAAGAATTCAGTATGAGTGGTAAGAGAGTTGGTATAGGTCAAGTATTTACGTTAGATATAGACTCTATATTTGCTAAGCAAGACCAATTCTTATCTTATATAAATTCTACTGATTATGACATGCTAGTTTTAGCTGTAACAGACATAATCAAAGAAGGTTCTTACTTAATATATAAAGCTGAAGATAAATTAATATCTGAAGCGTTTAATGTAAATGGTGCTCAAGGAGTATTTGCTCCAGGAGTAGTTTCTAGAAAGAAACAATTAGTACCTAACTTAACAGCTGCAGTTAGAAATATGTAA